GGAGGCCCTGGACCGGAGCAAGTATGAGGTCATCCCCGTCGGCATCACCAAGGAGGGTCGCTGGCTCCAGGTGGGCGACCCGCTCCGGGCCCTGACCGAGGGGGTGGCGGCGGCGGGCGGCCGGCCGGTGGGGCTCCTGGGCGACCCGTCGTACTCCGGTCCGGTTCCCCTGTCCGACGGGCTCAGGCCTGCGGCCCACGACGGGCCCGTGGTCTTTTTCCCGGTGCTGCACGGTACATACGGCGAGGACGGCACGATCCAGGGGCTGTTGGAGATGGCCAACGTGCCCTACGTGGGCTGCGGCGTGCTGGCGTCCAGCGTCGCCATGGACAAGGGCGTGGCCAAGGCGCTCTTCCGCCAGGCCGGCCTCGAGGTGGGCCCCTACCGGGTCTACCTCCGGCGCGACTGGGAGCGCCACCCCGAGCAGATCCGGGCGGACGTCTCAGCGCACCTCCGCTACCCGGTGTTCGTCAAGCCGGCCAACCTGGGCTCGTCGGTGGGCATCACCAAGGTGAAGCGGCCGGAGGACCTGGACCGGGCCATGGATGAGGCCGCCCGCTTTGACCGGCGGATCATCGTCGAGCAGGGCATCGACGCGCGGGAGATCGAGGTCGCCGTTCTGGGCAACGACGACCCCATCGCCTCCGTCCCCGGCGAGATCCTGCCGGGGGCCGAGTTCTACGATTACACCGACAAGTACTTCAGCGGCGCGTCCCAGACCCGGATCCCGGCCGACCTTCCCGACGACCTGGTCGAGGAGTTCCGGCGCCAGGCGGTGGTGGCGTTCAAGGCCATCGACGGCTCCGGCATGGCCCGCGTGGACTTCTTCCTGGAACGGGGCACCAACCGCATCTTCATCAACGAGGTGAACACCATTCCCGGGTTCACCAACATCTCCATGTACCCCAAGCTCTGGGAGGCCTCGGGCATCGGTTACGGCGAGCTGCTGGACCGGCTGATCCAGCTCGCCCTGGAGCGGCATGCCGACAAAAACCGAAATGCCACCTCGGTTTAGACCGTGGAGGAATTCCCAGCGGCGGGGAAGAATAATTCGACAGGGACTGATCAGAATAAGCGGGTGTGTCCTGCGGGCGCAGCCCGCGCGATGGAGTGAGACCGATGGCCCACGACTGCGTGTTCTGCAAGATCGCCGCCGGCGAGATCCCCTCCAGCAAGGTCTATGAGGACGAGCACGTCCTGGCCTTCCGCGACATCAACCCGGTCGCCCCTGTCCACGTGCTGGTCATCCCGAAGCAGCACGTGCCCTCCGTGGCAGAGTTCGGGCCGGAGCATGACGAACTTCTGAGCCGGCTGTTCGCGGCCGTCCGGAAGGTCGCGGCGGAGACCGGCGTGGCCGAGACGGGCTATCGGGTGGTAACCAACGTCGGGAAGGACGCCGGTCAGCAGGTGTTTCACGTCCACCTCCACGTGCTCGGCGGCCGTCCGCTCGGGCCGGTGGCCTGAGGAATTGACATAAGCTTTGGCGCCGCGGTATAATCGCGGAGCGTGTTCTTTTTCCCCCAGGTCCAGCGGAGGGGAGGGAAGTTCGGATGTCCGAGGTCAAAATCGGCAAGAATGAGTCGCTGGATAGCGCCCTTCGCCGTTTCAAGCGCCAGCTGCAGCGGGCCGGCGTGCTCGCCGAGATTCGCAAGCGTGAGCACTATGAGAAGCCCAGCGTGAAGCGCAAGAAGAAGAGCGAGGCGGCTCGCAGGCGCAAGTACCGCTGAAGAGCGAAGGAGCTGGCTGCCCATGAACCTGAATGAACGCCTCACCGAGGACATGAAGGCTGCCCTGAAGGCCGGCCCGGCCGGCAAGGCGCGGCTGGAGACCATTCGGTTTCTGCGGGCGGCGGTGAAGAACGCCGAGATCGAGAAGCACGCACCCCTCTCCGACGATGAGATCCTGGGCATCATCACCAAACAGGTGAAGCAGCTCCGCGAATCGCTGGCTGACTTCCAGCGGAGCGGCCGGCAGGACCTGGTCGAGAAGACCGAGGCGGAGATCGCCGTCCTGTCGGAGTACCTCCCGGAACAGTTGAGCGCAGACGAGGTGCGCGACCTGGCCCGCAAGGTCATCGCCCAGGTGGGCGCCCAGGGCGCCCGGGACATGGGCAAGGTCATGGGCCCGCTGATGGCCCAGGTCCGCGGCCGTGCGGATGGAAAGATGGTCCAGCAGATCGTCAAGGAGTTGCTCGGGTAGCAGGCCAGAGCCCCGATGGATGCGGCGCATCCGTTGGGGCTTTCTTCATGTCGCTCGCGAAAGCCGTTTCCGGCATGGTATAGTGAAGGTAATGCCGTCGCGACGAGGAGGGTGGGCCGTGTCCGCCGGGAAGCAGACCGACCGCCGCGGTTTTTTCCGGGAAGGGTTCCGTAGCCTCCTGCGCGCCTTCGCCGAGACCGCGCAGGCGGCGGCCGACGAGGCGGCGGTGCGCGGCGCCGGTGGCGTTCGCTGGCTGCGCCCGCCGGGGGCCTTGCCCGAGGCCGCGTTCCTGCTCACCTGCACCCGCTGCGGGGACTGTGCCCGCGCCTGCCCCGCGGGCGCCATCCGGCTCCTGCCCGAGTCGGCGGGCGCGGCCGTGGGCACGCCCTTCATCGACCCGCTGATGCAGCCCTGCGACCTGTGCGGCCGCTGTATGGGCGCCTGCGGGCCGGGGGCCCTGGTGCCGGTTGCCGAACCCCGGCAGGTGCGGATGGGCGTGGCCGTGATCGATCCGGCCCGGTGCTGGGCCGTCCAGGGGTCGATCTGCGATCTGTGCTGGCAGCGGTGCCCCTTTCCGGACGAGGCGATCCGCATGGTGGACGGAAAGCCGCAGGTGCAGCCGGAGCAGTGCACCGGGTGCGGCCAGTGCGCCTACGTCTGCGTGAGCACGCCTCCGGCCATCACGATTCAACCTCGCAGCTGATCAGGAGGAGTTGGATGTACACACTGCGCATGGTGCCCACCGAGCAGGCCGTCGGCCTGATGTACGCCCACGACCTGACCCGCATCGTCCCCGGGGAGGGGAAAGGACCGCGGTTCCGCCGCGGGCAGGTCGTCCGCCCCGAGGACGTCCCGGTGCTCCTGGCCATGGGCAAGGAGCACCTCTACGTCTGGGAGCCGCATCCCGGCATGCTGCACGAGGAGGAGGCCGCCCTGCGGCTGGCGGAGGCCGGCGCGGGCGGCGGGCTGCGCTGGGATCCTCCCGCGGAGGGGAAGGTGAGCCTGCGGGCGGCCTTCCGGGGCCTGCTGCGGGTGGATGCGGCCCGGCTGGAGGCCATCAACGCGATCGGCGACATCACCATCGCCACGCTGCGGGATGCAACGCTGGTGGAAGAGGACACCGTTGTGGCCGGCTGCAAGGTGACCCCGCTGCTGGTGGCGGAGGAGCAGATCCGGCGGGCGGAGGCCATGGGCCGCTGGATCGAGGTGAAGCCGCTGGCGCCGCTCAGGGCGGGCCTGGTGGTCACCGGGAGCGAGGTGTACAAGGGCCGGATTCCGGACAAGTTCGGACCGGTGGTGGAGGAGAAGCTGGCCCGCTTCGGCTGCCCGGTGGTCTACAAGGCCTACAGCAACGACCAGGCGGAGATGACCGCCGCGAAGATCCGGGAGGCCGTGGAAGCCGGCGCCCAGATGGTGCTCTGCACCGGCGGCATGTCGGTGGACCCCGACGACGCGACCCCGGGGGCGATTCGCCGGGCCGGCGCCGACGTGGTGACCTACGGCGTGCCTTTCCTGCCCGGGTCGATGTTCCTGTTCGCGTACCTGGGCGACGTGCCCGTCATGGGCCTGCCCGGCGCCGTCATGTGGGAGAAGGTGACGGTGTTT
The nucleotide sequence above comes from Symbiobacterium thermophilum IAM 14863. Encoded proteins:
- a CDS encoding molybdopterin-binding protein, which codes for MYTLRMVPTEQAVGLMYAHDLTRIVPGEGKGPRFRRGQVVRPEDVPVLLAMGKEHLYVWEPHPGMLHEEEAALRLAEAGAGGGLRWDPPAEGKVSLRAAFRGLLRVDAARLEAINAIGDITIATLRDATLVEEDTVVAGCKVTPLLVAEEQIRRAEAMGRWIEVKPLAPLRAGLVVTGSEVYKGRIPDKFGPVVEEKLARFGCPVVYKAYSNDQAEMTAAKIREAVEAGAQMVLCTGGMSVDPDDATPGAIRRAGADVVTYGVPFLPGSMFLFAYLGDVPVMGLPGAVMWEKVTVFDVVLPRVLAGERLSKADFVRLGHGGLLPRE
- a CDS encoding D-alanine--D-alanine ligase family protein; amino-acid sequence: MCAKTRVYLLFGGRSGEHEVSLMSARNVLEALDRSKYEVIPVGITKEGRWLQVGDPLRALTEGVAAAGGRPVGLLGDPSYSGPVPLSDGLRPAAHDGPVVFFPVLHGTYGEDGTIQGLLEMANVPYVGCGVLASSVAMDKGVAKALFRQAGLEVGPYRVYLRRDWERHPEQIRADVSAHLRYPVFVKPANLGSSVGITKVKRPEDLDRAMDEAARFDRRIIVEQGIDAREIEVAVLGNDDPIASVPGEILPGAEFYDYTDKYFSGASQTRIPADLPDDLVEEFRRQAVVAFKAIDGSGMARVDFFLERGTNRIFINEVNTIPGFTNISMYPKLWEASGIGYGELLDRLIQLALERHADKNRNATSV
- a CDS encoding histidine triad nucleotide-binding protein; the protein is MAHDCVFCKIAAGEIPSSKVYEDEHVLAFRDINPVAPVHVLVIPKQHVPSVAEFGPEHDELLSRLFAAVRKVAAETGVAETGYRVVTNVGKDAGQQVFHVHLHVLGGRPLGPVA
- a CDS encoding 4Fe-4S dicluster domain-containing protein translates to MSAGKQTDRRGFFREGFRSLLRAFAETAQAAADEAAVRGAGGVRWLRPPGALPEAAFLLTCTRCGDCARACPAGAIRLLPESAGAAVGTPFIDPLMQPCDLCGRCMGACGPGALVPVAEPRQVRMGVAVIDPARCWAVQGSICDLCWQRCPFPDEAIRMVDGKPQVQPEQCTGCGQCAYVCVSTPPAITIQPRS
- the rpsU gene encoding 30S ribosomal protein S21 produces the protein MSEVKIGKNESLDSALRRFKRQLQRAGVLAEIRKREHYEKPSVKRKKKSEAARRRKYR
- a CDS encoding GatB/YqeY domain-containing protein is translated as MNLNERLTEDMKAALKAGPAGKARLETIRFLRAAVKNAEIEKHAPLSDDEILGIITKQVKQLRESLADFQRSGRQDLVEKTEAEIAVLSEYLPEQLSADEVRDLARKVIAQVGAQGARDMGKVMGPLMAQVRGRADGKMVQQIVKELLG